One genomic window of Glycine max cultivar Williams 82 chromosome 16, Glycine_max_v4.0, whole genome shotgun sequence includes the following:
- the LOC100790489 gene encoding S-adenosyl-L-methionine:benzoic acid/salicylic acid carboxyl methyltransferase 2: MRFDQTHRSTKVKKKKKKQRKSEVEIKPRKLRIMEVAKVLHMNGGVGDASYANNSFVQQKLICLTKPLREEAIKSLYCGTLPRRLAMADLGCSSGQHALIVVSDFIKTVEKLCLELNHKSPEYKVFFNDLPGNDFNNIFKSLDSFKQKLCEEMESGIGPCYFFGAPGSFYGRIFSNQSVHFIHSSYSLQWLSKVPECIDNNKSNIYLGRTSPSNVVRAYYEQYQRDFSLFLKCRAEELVEGGRMILTIMGRRSDDPSSKDGCYIWEIMATALNDMVLQGIIKEEQLDTFNIPFYTPSPSEVKLEVLKEGSFAINCLEVSVVHWSAWDEWSVLDFESESGYNLTQSMRAVAESMLVSHFGEAIIDELFSRYQEILADRMSKEKTKFINVTILLTRKP, encoded by the exons ATGAGGTTCGATCAAACGCATAGAAgcacaaaagtaaaaaaaaaaaaaaaaaaacagagaaagagtgAAGTAGAAATAAAACCAAGGAAATTAAGGATAATGGAAGTAGCAAAGGTACTGCACATGAACGGTGGCGTTGGAGACGCAAGCTATGCAAACAACTCCTTTGTTCAG CAAAAGTTGATTTGTTTGACAAAGCCCTTAAGAGAAGAAGCCATAAAAAGCCTCTATTGCGGCACACTCCCCAGAAGGTTGGCAATGGCAGATTTGGGTTGCTCTTCTGGGCAACATGCTTTAATTGTCGTGTCAGACTTCATCAAAACTGTGGAGAAGCTTTGCCTAGAATTGAACCATAAATCTCCGGAATACAAGGTTTTTTTTAACGATCTTCCTGGGAATGACTTcaacaacatatttaagtcCCTTGACAGCTTCAAACAGAAGTTGTGTGAAGAAATGGAAAGTGGGATTGGTCCatgctacttctttggtgctcCAGGTTCTTTCTATGGCAGGATTTTCTCAAACCAAAGTGTGCATTTTATCCATTCCTCTTATAGCCTTCAATGGCTATCTAAg GTTCCCGAGTGTATAGACAACAATAAGAGCAATATTTACCTAGGCAGAACAAGCCCATCAAATGTTGTGAGAGCTTACTATGAGCAATATCAAAgagatttctctctttttctcaagTGTCGTGCAGAGGAACTAGTTGAAGGAGGTCGAATGATTTTGACAATTATGGGAAGAAGAAGTGATGATCCATCTAGCAAAGATGGTTGCTACATTTGGGAAATTATGGCTACGGCTCTTAATGATATGGTATTGCAG GGAATAATAAAGGAAGAGCAATTGGATACTTTTAACATCCCTTTCTACACTCCATCCCCATCTGAAGTGAAATTGGAAGTTCTTAAAGAAGGTTCATTTGCCATTAATTGTTTAGAGGTGTCTGTAGTGCACTGGAGCGCTTGGGATGAATGGAGTGTTCTTGACTTTGAATCTGAAAGCGGATACAATTTGACACAGAGCATGAGGGCTGTGGCAGAATCTATGCTGGTTAGCCACTTTGGTGAAGCTATCATTGATGAGCTTTTCAGCCGTTACCAAGAAATCTTGGCTGATCGTATGTCCAAGGAGAAAACTAAGTTCATCAATGTTACCATATTATTGACTAGAAAACCATAA